Proteins co-encoded in one Streptomyces sp. NBC_01283 genomic window:
- a CDS encoding TetR/AcrR family transcriptional regulator yields MATGHTDPQRRERILAATLDHIADEGVAGVSHRKIATRAAVPLGSMTYHFSGIDDLLREAFTRFADHIVGVFERQLDHADGPQQVREAVTDLIHTLSEGPRRDLILTQELYTLAARRPEYRELTQAWMGRSRDLLERHFDPDTARQLDALIEGLTLHRALDGAPHGRELTRQAVDRITSISTP; encoded by the coding sequence ATGGCCACCGGACACACGGACCCCCAGCGGCGCGAGCGCATCCTCGCCGCCACCCTCGACCACATCGCCGACGAAGGCGTCGCCGGTGTCTCCCACCGCAAGATCGCCACCCGCGCCGCCGTGCCGCTCGGCTCGATGACGTACCACTTCTCCGGCATCGACGACCTGCTCCGCGAAGCGTTCACCCGGTTCGCCGACCACATCGTCGGCGTCTTCGAGCGGCAGCTGGACCACGCCGACGGTCCGCAACAGGTGCGCGAGGCAGTCACCGACCTCATCCACACGCTCTCCGAAGGCCCCCGGCGCGACCTGATCCTCACCCAGGAGCTCTACACCCTCGCCGCTCGGCGTCCGGAGTACCGGGAGCTGACCCAGGCATGGATGGGCCGCAGCCGGGACCTGCTGGAACGGCACTTCGACCCGGACACCGCCCGCCAGCTCGACGCCCTCATCGAGGGGCTCACCCTGCACCGGGCCCTGGACGGCGCACCGCACGGCCGCGAGCTGACGCGGCAGGCGGTCGACCGCATCACCAGCATCTCCACCCCATGA
- a CDS encoding NAD(P)/FAD-dependent oxidoreductase, translating to MSSSPQPVSSPHPSGASVGTLPSAADVVIVGGGVMGASIAFHLAEAGVRDIVVVERGELACGSSGKPIGGVRAHFSDPLNIELGRRSLRAFQDFPRRPGADIRLDTVGYLFLLTDERQAAEFTESVRLQNSLGVPSRMIDAEEARRLCPYLSTDGLVAAVHSPTDGHARPGLVVHGYADAAAGAGVRFATHTRVTGMDTTGERVSAVHTDRGTVACSTVICAAGAWSGQIGAMVGVDLPVRPVRRQLAFTEPLSPTAPRIPFTIDFTSSAYFHNSDDGLLLGLADPRQTDGFDTTWTPEWLDLFQDVVRHRAPAVAAMPITGGWAGLYEVTPDHNALIGRDGTLSNFLYATGFSGHGFLQAPAVGEIVRDLLLEREPSVDITPMGADRFRAGATTRPEAHVV from the coding sequence GTGTCCTCCTCACCGCAACCGGTCTCCTCACCGCACCCGTCCGGTGCCTCCGTCGGCACTCTCCCTTCGGCCGCCGATGTCGTGATCGTCGGCGGGGGCGTGATGGGCGCCTCGATCGCCTTCCACCTCGCCGAGGCGGGGGTGCGTGACATCGTCGTCGTCGAACGCGGCGAGCTCGCCTGCGGCAGCTCCGGCAAACCGATCGGCGGCGTGCGCGCCCACTTCTCCGATCCGCTCAACATCGAGCTCGGCCGCCGGAGCCTGCGCGCCTTCCAGGACTTCCCGCGACGGCCCGGCGCCGACATCCGCCTGGACACGGTGGGCTATCTCTTCCTGCTCACCGACGAGCGGCAGGCCGCGGAGTTCACCGAGAGCGTGCGGCTCCAGAACAGTCTGGGCGTGCCGAGCCGCATGATCGACGCCGAAGAGGCGCGGCGGCTATGCCCGTATCTGAGCACCGACGGCCTCGTGGCCGCCGTCCACTCCCCCACCGACGGACACGCCCGCCCCGGCCTCGTCGTGCACGGCTACGCCGACGCGGCGGCCGGGGCCGGTGTCCGCTTCGCCACGCACACCCGCGTCACCGGGATGGACACCACCGGTGAACGCGTCAGCGCCGTGCACACCGACCGCGGCACCGTCGCCTGCTCCACCGTGATCTGCGCGGCGGGCGCCTGGTCCGGGCAGATCGGCGCCATGGTCGGCGTCGATCTGCCCGTCCGACCCGTTCGCCGCCAACTCGCCTTCACCGAACCGCTTTCGCCAACGGCTCCGCGCATCCCCTTCACCATCGACTTCACGTCGTCGGCGTACTTCCACAACAGCGACGACGGGCTGCTCCTCGGCCTCGCGGACCCCCGGCAGACCGACGGCTTCGACACCACCTGGACCCCGGAATGGCTCGACCTGTTCCAGGACGTCGTACGCCATCGCGCCCCCGCCGTCGCCGCCATGCCGATCACCGGCGGATGGGCGGGCCTGTACGAGGTCACGCCCGACCACAACGCCCTCATCGGACGCGACGGCACACTGTCCAACTTCCTTTACGCCACCGGGTTTTCGGGCCACGGCTTCCTCCAGGCCCCGGCGGTCGGCGAGATCGTGCGCGATCTCCTCCTGGAACGTGAGCCGTCCGTCGACATCACACCGATGGGCGCCGACCGTTTCCGGGCCGGGGCCACGACCCGGCCCGAGGCCCACGTCGTATGA
- a CDS encoding lytic polysaccharide monooxygenase, translating to MNIPRSRRLASLLGATGIAAAAVLAVPGTAAAHGVAVVPASRTYLCYKDLLANSSTQMPANPACGAAVQEAGTTPLYNWFAVLDSNAGGRGEGYVEDGTLCSAGDRSPYDFSPYNAARTDWPVTHLTGGATIEMNYSNWAHHPGTFKVYVTKEGFDPAQPLGWSDLENVKTVQDPPQEGGPGSEGGHYYWDLKLPERTGKHILFVQWIRSDSQENFFSCSDVAFDGGNGEVTGLSSGAQLDGQEGNEGDEGSGSHRGHTAHDSHASSTGARPSADAVTPNTQNAASASPADSPDLGLVGALAGAGAVILAGGTVLHLRHRRPNTER from the coding sequence ATGAACATTCCCCGCTCCCGGCGCCTCGCCTCGCTCCTCGGCGCCACCGGCATCGCCGCCGCGGCCGTACTGGCCGTTCCCGGCACGGCCGCCGCCCACGGCGTGGCCGTGGTCCCCGCATCCCGTACCTACCTGTGCTACAAGGACCTGCTCGCCAACTCCTCCACCCAGATGCCGGCCAACCCCGCCTGCGGAGCGGCGGTTCAGGAGGCGGGCACGACGCCGCTGTACAACTGGTTCGCGGTGCTCGACTCCAACGCGGGTGGCCGCGGCGAGGGTTATGTCGAGGACGGCACGCTGTGCAGCGCGGGCGACCGCAGCCCCTACGACTTCTCCCCGTACAACGCCGCCCGCACCGACTGGCCCGTCACCCACCTCACCGGCGGCGCGACCATCGAGATGAACTACAGCAACTGGGCCCACCATCCCGGCACGTTCAAGGTGTACGTCACCAAGGAGGGCTTCGATCCGGCACAGCCGCTGGGATGGTCGGACCTGGAGAACGTAAAGACAGTTCAGGACCCGCCCCAGGAGGGCGGGCCGGGCAGTGAGGGCGGCCATTACTACTGGGACCTGAAACTGCCCGAACGGACCGGCAAGCACATCCTGTTCGTCCAGTGGATCCGCTCCGACAGCCAGGAGAACTTCTTCTCCTGCTCGGACGTGGCCTTCGACGGTGGCAACGGTGAGGTCACCGGACTGTCCAGTGGCGCACAACTCGATGGCCAGGAAGGCAATGAGGGCGACGAGGGCAGTGGGAGCCACCGAGGCCACACCGCGCACGACAGCCACGCGTCGTCGACGGGGGCCCGCCCCTCGGCCGACGCTGTCACCCCGAACACGCAGAACGCCGCCTCCGCATCACCCGCGGACTCCCCCGACCTCGGCCTGGTCGGCGCTCTCGCAGGGGCCGGCGCGGTGATCCTCGCCGGCGGCACCGTCCTGCACCTGCGCCACCGCAGGCCGAACACCGAGCGCTGA
- a CDS encoding magnesium transporter MgtE N-terminal domain-containing protein, which yields METNPPHVIADELGRMDASDAGMAFRLLDKDRALTVFEELELVDQQQILEGRRDRTFLELVEGMDPDDRARMLREAPAEVAERVLAGLSTNERRMTSALLDYPEGSVGRYMPPKPWHSVRT from the coding sequence TTGGAGACCAACCCGCCCCACGTGATCGCCGACGAGCTCGGGCGGATGGACGCGAGTGACGCGGGCATGGCCTTCCGGCTCCTCGACAAGGACCGGGCGCTGACCGTCTTCGAGGAGCTGGAGCTGGTCGACCAGCAGCAGATCCTGGAAGGACGGCGCGACCGCACCTTTCTGGAACTCGTCGAGGGCATGGACCCCGACGACCGGGCGAGGATGCTGCGCGAAGCCCCCGCCGAGGTGGCCGAGCGGGTGCTCGCCGGACTGAGTACGAACGAACGGCGGATGACCTCCGCGCTGCTCGACTACCCCGAGGGTTCCGTCGGCCGGTACATGCCCCCGAAGCCGTGGCACTCGGTCAGGACCTGA
- a CDS encoding LysR family transcriptional regulator: protein MDWTSSQLRSLVELTRRGTITAVAQALGYTPGGVSQQIAALEKAAGTPLLRRAGRRVELTEAGATLARHAERILAAEAEAVEELERGRGTVSGTLLVGLFATAAAEILPPALRQMHEAHPELAVHSRDMDVDEVYDAVASGGVDLALGLDYPDVPIPRDAALRVTRLYRERFALAVPTGWLEGRDRAALADTRDLAWILPSADSYYGRAVRTACRRAGLEPDVRHEVTDTAATLALVEAGIGVSTVTELMLGLRASRFDVVRLRERIERHVVVVCRAAAERRPAVAALVDVLRTVADQRRDAHA from the coding sequence ATGGACTGGACGAGTTCCCAACTGCGCTCCCTGGTCGAGCTGACCCGGCGCGGCACCATCACCGCCGTCGCGCAGGCCCTCGGCTACACCCCCGGTGGCGTCTCCCAGCAGATCGCCGCACTGGAGAAGGCAGCGGGCACCCCGCTGCTGCGCCGGGCGGGCCGCCGGGTGGAGCTGACCGAAGCCGGGGCCACGCTGGCCCGGCACGCCGAGCGGATCCTGGCGGCGGAGGCCGAAGCCGTCGAGGAGCTGGAGCGTGGGCGCGGCACGGTCTCCGGCACCCTGCTGGTCGGCCTGTTCGCCACGGCTGCCGCCGAGATCCTGCCGCCGGCCCTGCGGCAGATGCACGAGGCCCACCCCGAGCTTGCCGTACATAGCCGCGACATGGACGTGGACGAGGTGTACGACGCCGTCGCCTCGGGAGGCGTCGACCTGGCGCTCGGCCTCGACTACCCGGACGTGCCCATCCCGCGCGACGCCGCCCTGCGCGTGACCCGGCTCTACCGCGAACGCTTCGCCCTCGCGGTGCCCACCGGCTGGCTGGAGGGCCGCGACCGCGCCGCCCTGGCCGACACCCGGGACCTGGCGTGGATCCTTCCCTCGGCCGACAGCTACTACGGCCGCGCCGTACGCACCGCGTGCCGCCGCGCGGGACTCGAACCGGACGTGCGGCACGAAGTCACCGACACCGCGGCCACGCTGGCGCTGGTCGAGGCGGGCATCGGCGTGAGCACGGTGACCGAGCTGATGCTGGGCCTGCGCGCCTCGCGCTTCGACGTGGTGCGGTTGCGCGAGCGGATCGAGCGGCACGTCGTCGTGGTGTGCCGCGCCGCCGCCGAACGCCGCCCGGCGGTGGCGGCGTTGGTCGACGTACTGCGGACGGTCGCCGACCAGCGCCGCGACGCGCACGCGTAG
- a CDS encoding methyltransferase domain-containing protein — translation MTHPASGSPGDSSYLLDNARSEAGIRFDALSELFDPTTFRHVEALGIASGWQCWEVGAGGPSVVTWLADRVGPTGRVLATDIDTSWASRAAGGVVEVLRHDVGRDEPPVSGFDFVHARLVLVHVADRERALRAMAGALRPGGWLLVEDADPASQPLICLDEYGPEQALANRLRAGFRSLLSARGADLAYGRKLPRLLREAGLTDVTADAYFPVTSAACDVLEAATVRQVRDRLVAAGLATDEEIDRHLANVTSGRLDLTTSPMISAWGRRP, via the coding sequence ATGACCCACCCCGCCTCCGGCTCCCCCGGCGACAGCAGCTACCTCCTCGACAACGCGCGGTCCGAGGCAGGCATCCGTTTCGACGCGCTCAGCGAGCTCTTCGACCCCACCACCTTCCGCCACGTCGAGGCTCTTGGGATTGCATCGGGGTGGCAGTGCTGGGAGGTCGGGGCCGGCGGCCCTTCGGTGGTGACATGGCTGGCCGACCGGGTCGGGCCGACCGGCCGGGTCCTCGCGACCGACATCGACACCTCCTGGGCTTCCCGGGCGGCGGGAGGTGTCGTCGAGGTGCTGCGGCACGACGTGGGCCGGGACGAACCGCCGGTGAGCGGCTTCGACTTCGTCCACGCCCGGTTGGTGCTGGTGCATGTGGCCGACAGGGAGCGGGCGCTGCGCGCGATGGCCGGCGCGCTCCGGCCGGGCGGCTGGCTGCTCGTCGAGGACGCCGACCCGGCATCGCAGCCGCTGATCTGCCTGGACGAGTACGGGCCCGAGCAGGCGCTGGCCAACAGGCTGCGGGCAGGCTTCCGTTCGCTCCTGTCGGCTCGCGGCGCCGACCTGGCGTACGGACGCAAACTGCCCCGGCTGCTGCGGGAGGCGGGACTGACGGATGTCACGGCGGACGCCTATTTCCCGGTCACGTCCGCGGCCTGCGACGTCCTGGAGGCGGCGACGGTCCGTCAGGTGCGCGACAGGCTGGTCGCGGCGGGGCTCGCGACCGACGAGGAGATCGACCGGCATCTCGCGAACGTCACTTCGGGCCGCCTCGATCTCACCACCTCACCGATGATCTCCGCCTGGGGGCGGCGTCCCTGA
- a CDS encoding metalloregulator ArsR/SmtB family transcription factor: MDALLSALADPARWRLVSLLAERPRSVGVLAQLAEARQPQTTKHLQVLERAGVVTSERTGQRRIYALRSAGLRDLAAALNLLADTADQEGGPRATYERYGAGLRAERLAAREPGWADGRRFRFRRSLAGSPDLVWRHLTEAGLLARWWTPDDLRVSELVFDARPGGRIVHEYRDAEDADGSDPVAGRAEGVVDDARPGEHLAYRLSPLLPDGGLAFTAHVDLGLTPTGTGTDLDVHWRITDSTVDSADFVAGIEIGFGQSLDKLEAALAEDLHDSRTTEGTHTRNDGIDSRSTK, encoded by the coding sequence ATGGACGCACTCCTCTCCGCACTGGCCGACCCGGCCCGCTGGCGGCTCGTGAGCCTGCTGGCCGAGCGACCCCGTTCCGTGGGCGTCCTCGCCCAGCTCGCCGAGGCGCGCCAGCCGCAGACGACCAAACACCTGCAGGTCCTCGAACGCGCCGGCGTCGTCACCTCCGAACGCACGGGCCAGCGCCGCATCTACGCACTCCGGTCCGCCGGACTGCGTGACCTGGCGGCCGCGCTCAACCTCCTGGCCGACACCGCCGACCAGGAGGGCGGACCGCGCGCGACCTACGAGCGCTACGGGGCAGGCCTCCGGGCGGAGCGCCTCGCCGCGCGGGAGCCGGGGTGGGCCGATGGCCGCAGGTTCAGGTTCCGCCGGTCACTGGCGGGGAGCCCCGATCTTGTCTGGAGGCACCTGACCGAGGCCGGCCTGCTGGCCCGTTGGTGGACGCCCGACGACCTCCGCGTCTCCGAGCTCGTCTTCGACGCGCGACCGGGCGGACGGATCGTCCACGAGTACCGCGATGCCGAGGACGCCGACGGCTCCGACCCGGTCGCCGGGCGCGCGGAGGGAGTCGTCGACGACGCACGCCCCGGCGAACACCTCGCCTACCGGCTCTCCCCCCTGCTTCCCGACGGTGGCCTCGCCTTCACGGCCCACGTCGACCTCGGCCTGACGCCCACCGGCACCGGCACGGACCTCGACGTCCACTGGCGGATCACCGACAGCACGGTCGACTCCGCCGACTTCGTCGCAGGCATCGAGATCGGCTTCGGCCAGAGCCTCGACAAGCTCGAGGCGGCACTCGCCGAAGACTTGCACGACAGCCGCACCACAGAAGGCACCCACACACGCAACGACGGCATCGACTCAAGGAGCACGAAGTGA
- a CDS encoding dihydrofolate reductase family protein encodes MTEQTADRRVVTNMSLSLDGHYAAPDNPVDMSWVMPYAVTDVARDHLTSLWEPATTALLGRVNAEGFLGFWPTVIGMEGADPRDEAFAKWLVETDKVVLSSTLGDAPWERTAIVDKPTAEAVADLKSTGGGDILVLSSASVIKALLAADMVDRLALTVFPLFLGGGPRLFDDGLPAGKWELAAQTAGEHGTLSLVYDRIR; translated from the coding sequence GTGACCGAGCAGACCGCAGACCGCCGCGTCGTCACGAACATGAGCCTCTCCCTCGACGGCCACTACGCCGCGCCGGACAACCCGGTGGACATGAGCTGGGTGATGCCGTACGCCGTCACGGACGTCGCCCGTGACCATCTGACCAGCCTCTGGGAGCCGGCGACCACGGCCCTGCTGGGGCGGGTCAACGCCGAGGGGTTCCTCGGTTTCTGGCCCACCGTCATCGGTATGGAGGGTGCTGACCCGCGCGACGAGGCCTTCGCGAAGTGGCTCGTCGAAACCGACAAGGTGGTCCTCTCCTCCACCCTCGGAGACGCCCCGTGGGAGCGGACGGCGATCGTCGACAAGCCGACCGCCGAGGCGGTCGCGGACCTCAAGTCGACCGGAGGCGGCGACATCCTCGTGCTCTCCAGCGCGAGCGTCATCAAGGCGCTGCTGGCGGCCGACATGGTCGACCGGCTGGCGCTGACGGTGTTTCCGCTGTTCCTCGGCGGCGGGCCGCGCCTCTTCGACGACGGTCTGCCCGCGGGGAAGTGGGAGCTCGCCGCCCAGACCGCGGGCGAGCACGGCACGTTGTCCCTCGTCTATGACCGAATCCGCTGA
- a CDS encoding alanine--tRNA ligase-related protein produces the protein MTTEDVVHTFVEYFEERGHRRVTGSTLLPPPGDPVLFTSSGMHPLTPYLEGQPHPLGRRLVNVQRCLRTTDLEEVGDPTHLTVFEMLGTWSLGDYEGQQSLDWGYDLLTEGFGIDPGMLHATVFGGDGQVGPDTASLESWQERGVPVEFTAEDNWWSNGPTGPCGPDSEIFLWTGDTPPESTPTGDDRWVEIWNHVMMRHRRLDDGSLVTLPQRNIDTGLGLERLAALLQGQKSVYGCDLFEPWRRLVPDLWQVDEPSLRLVSDHLRSAMVVIGDGVRPSNTGRGYVLRRLVRRVLTVLWRDDPSRHLGDIPGELVQHTLDHFRQDVDPQDVRRVLLDEERRFRGLLERGRQVLARPRFHGPLDEEDFHYLHDTHGLPRDLVLALRQG, from the coding sequence ATGACCACCGAGGACGTCGTCCACACCTTCGTCGAGTACTTCGAGGAACGCGGCCACCGCCGCGTCACCGGCTCGACGCTGCTGCCCCCGCCCGGCGACCCCGTGCTGTTCACCAGCTCGGGCATGCACCCGCTCACCCCTTATCTGGAGGGGCAGCCGCATCCGCTGGGCCGGCGGCTCGTCAACGTACAGCGGTGTCTGCGCACCACCGACCTGGAGGAGGTAGGCGATCCCACCCACCTCACCGTCTTCGAGATGCTCGGCACGTGGTCGCTCGGCGACTACGAGGGGCAGCAGAGCCTCGACTGGGGATACGACCTGCTCACCGAGGGGTTCGGCATCGACCCGGGGATGCTGCACGCCACCGTCTTCGGCGGTGACGGCCAGGTCGGGCCCGACACCGCTTCCCTGGAGTCGTGGCAGGAGCGCGGGGTACCGGTGGAGTTCACCGCCGAGGACAACTGGTGGTCCAACGGTCCCACCGGGCCGTGCGGCCCCGACTCGGAGATCTTTCTTTGGACCGGCGACACCCCGCCCGAGTCCACGCCGACGGGCGACGACCGCTGGGTGGAGATCTGGAACCACGTGATGATGCGCCACCGCAGGCTCGACGACGGGTCGCTCGTGACGCTCCCCCAGCGCAACATCGACACCGGGCTCGGTCTGGAGCGGCTTGCCGCCCTGCTCCAGGGGCAGAAATCGGTGTACGGGTGCGACCTCTTCGAACCCTGGCGTCGCCTCGTGCCGGACCTGTGGCAGGTGGACGAGCCGTCACTGCGGCTGGTGAGCGACCACCTCCGCTCGGCCATGGTGGTGATCGGCGACGGGGTACGCCCCTCCAACACCGGCCGCGGTTATGTACTGCGCCGACTCGTGCGACGGGTGCTCACCGTGCTGTGGCGGGACGACCCTTCGCGCCACCTCGGCGACATCCCGGGGGAGTTGGTTCAGCACACTCTGGATCACTTCCGTCAGGACGTGGACCCGCAGGACGTGCGCCGCGTTCTGCTCGACGAGGAGCGGCGGTTCCGGGGGCTCCTGGAGCGGGGGCGGCAGGTGCTCGCCCGGCCCCGGTTCCATGGCCCGCTCGACGAGGAGGATTTCCACTACCTCCATGACACGCACGGTCTACCGCGCGATCTGGTCCTGGCCTTGCGGCAAGGGTGA
- a CDS encoding NAD(P)/FAD-dependent oxidoreductase, which yields MTETNERYNVEVAADIDADVDVLVVGGGAAGLSAALTLSRARRSVLVVDSGEPRNAPADGVHGFLSREGLAPGELLRIGREEVAGYGGRIVSDLVTGVRRAGERFVVETAGGRSHRTRRLLVTTGLIDELPDVPGIRERWGRDVLHCPYCHGWEVRDEPIGVLATGPMAMHQALLFRQWSPDVTLFLHAAGESADEQWEQLAARGIAVVEGEVAGLDVEGDRLTGVRLASGRRVPVRALAVAPRFEARGAMLAGLGLTSVDHPMGVGSYVESDATGFTGVAGVWAAGNVTDLVAGVVVSAASGMTSAVAINADLVAADTAAAVAARRVPEPFGPAAEAANCQQVMGERRHGIESVLAAGAARKSATGGQ from the coding sequence ATGACTGAGACGAACGAGCGATACAACGTAGAAGTAGCCGCAGACATAGACGCAGATGTGGATGTACTGGTGGTCGGGGGCGGCGCGGCCGGTCTCTCGGCGGCGCTGACTCTCTCCAGGGCCAGGCGTTCCGTGCTGGTCGTCGACTCCGGCGAGCCGCGCAACGCTCCCGCCGACGGGGTGCACGGCTTCCTGTCTCGTGAGGGCCTCGCGCCGGGCGAGCTGCTGCGGATCGGCCGGGAGGAGGTCGCCGGGTACGGCGGACGGATCGTGTCGGACCTGGTGACGGGTGTCCGGCGGGCCGGCGAACGATTCGTCGTGGAGACCGCCGGCGGGCGGAGCCATCGCACGCGGCGCCTGCTGGTGACGACGGGGCTCATCGACGAGCTGCCCGACGTCCCCGGCATACGCGAGCGCTGGGGCCGTGACGTCCTGCACTGCCCCTACTGCCATGGCTGGGAGGTGCGCGACGAGCCGATCGGCGTCCTGGCGACCGGTCCGATGGCGATGCACCAGGCGCTGTTGTTCCGTCAGTGGTCGCCGGACGTGACCCTGTTCCTGCACGCCGCGGGAGAGTCGGCCGATGAGCAGTGGGAGCAGCTTGCCGCCCGTGGCATCGCGGTGGTCGAAGGTGAGGTGGCTGGTCTCGACGTCGAGGGCGACCGGCTCACCGGCGTACGCCTGGCCTCCGGCAGGCGCGTCCCGGTGCGGGCGCTCGCCGTGGCGCCGCGGTTCGAGGCGCGCGGCGCGATGCTCGCGGGACTCGGCCTGACGAGCGTCGACCACCCGATGGGCGTGGGGAGTTACGTGGAGTCGGACGCGACCGGGTTCACGGGCGTCGCGGGGGTATGGGCCGCGGGCAACGTCACCGACCTCGTGGCCGGAGTTGTGGTGTCCGCGGCCAGTGGCATGACGTCAGCGGTAGCGATCAACGCCGACCTCGTGGCCGCCGACACCGCGGCGGCGGTCGCGGCACGGCGCGTCCCGGAACCCTTCGGACCGGCTGCGGAGGCGGCCAACTGCCAGCAGGTGATGGGAGAACGACGTCATGGGATCGAGTCCGTCCTGGCTGCAGGCGCGGCGCGAAAGAGCGCGACCGGGGGGCAGTGA
- a CDS encoding sugar O-acetyltransferase produces MPTDYFADDPRTNLERMLAGDLYIADDPEIARRQRLAMRLAARYQEVFLKDSGESRSVLAELLGSVGEDVEVRPPLYVDFGSNITIGARTFVNYHLTALDVARITIGEDCQIGPNVQLLTPTHPVEPQPRRDKLEAALPITIGDNVWLGGGVIVCPGVTIGDNSVIGAGAVVTKDVPADVVAVGNPARPVRGL; encoded by the coding sequence ATGCCGACGGACTACTTCGCTGACGACCCGCGCACCAACCTGGAACGCATGCTCGCGGGTGACCTCTACATCGCCGACGACCCGGAGATCGCCCGCAGGCAGCGGCTCGCCATGCGGCTCGCCGCGCGCTATCAGGAGGTCTTCCTCAAGGACTCCGGTGAGTCGCGGTCGGTCCTCGCCGAACTGCTCGGCTCGGTGGGCGAAGACGTCGAGGTGCGACCGCCGCTGTACGTCGACTTCGGCAGCAACATCACCATCGGGGCCCGCACCTTCGTGAACTACCACCTCACCGCGCTGGACGTCGCCCGGATCACCATCGGCGAGGACTGCCAGATCGGCCCCAACGTCCAACTCCTCACCCCCACCCACCCCGTGGAGCCGCAGCCCCGGCGCGACAAGCTGGAGGCGGCGCTCCCCATCACCATCGGTGACAACGTCTGGCTCGGCGGCGGTGTCATCGTCTGCCCCGGCGTGACGATCGGCGACAACAGCGTCATCGGTGCCGGTGCGGTGGTCACGAAGGACGTACCCGCCGATGTGGTCGCCGTCGGGAATCCCGCCCGGCCCGTCCGCGGCCTCTAG
- a CDS encoding DUF3592 domain-containing protein — MQVQVRGWGARRWVTFGLIAFGTLFTVIGLILAGVSISFLTDAERAKGTVVSLEWRIDHSGSSSKSRGSDGPVAYPVVEFTSADGKPRSFEGSMGSNPPAYDQGEQVDVLYRADSPGDARIDGFVSLWLLPLIFGGIGLVIVGVGTAIAVAGRRRRRI; from the coding sequence GTGCAGGTGCAGGTGCGTGGGTGGGGTGCCCGCCGGTGGGTCACATTCGGACTGATCGCGTTCGGGACGCTGTTCACGGTCATCGGGTTGATCCTGGCGGGGGTGTCGATCTCGTTCCTGACGGATGCGGAGCGCGCCAAGGGGACGGTGGTGTCGCTGGAGTGGCGCATCGACCACAGCGGTTCGTCCAGCAAGTCGCGGGGCAGCGACGGGCCGGTGGCATACCCGGTGGTCGAGTTCACGTCGGCGGACGGGAAGCCGAGGTCGTTCGAAGGATCGATGGGTTCCAATCCACCGGCGTACGACCAGGGTGAGCAGGTCGACGTGCTGTACCGCGCCGACTCCCCCGGGGACGCGCGGATCGACGGGTTCGTCTCGCTCTGGCTGCTGCCGCTGATCTTCGGCGGGATCGGCCTCGTGATCGTGGGGGTCGGGACGGCCATTGCCGTGGCGGGGCGAAGGCGCAGGCGTATCTAG
- a CDS encoding calcium-binding protein, whose protein sequence is MTLVLGTGLAAPFLLAGAAGAAAPEATAAFSATDHAIVYTAAPGQTNKVTVKASISDGSEKITYVIDDAVPIGAGDGCSYPDSADRTKVSCTVDTLESQDPYPTLQLALGDGDDTLAYDNATDQAYYFARADLGPGKDTSTHTGSVDGNSVLGGAGDDNLTVGESGAAFGGDGNDTMHAAAGSITQGGNNNDTIYADGADSAVDGGAGNDVIQGGAERQNLSGGDGNDTIRGGAGDDFIYGGKGDDTLYGNNGNDTIYGNSGDDKLYGGAGQDTLSGGPGTNVVHQD, encoded by the coding sequence GTGACGCTGGTTCTCGGTACGGGGCTCGCCGCTCCGTTCCTCCTGGCGGGCGCCGCCGGTGCCGCGGCGCCGGAGGCGACTGCCGCGTTCAGCGCGACCGATCACGCCATCGTCTACACGGCCGCCCCCGGCCAGACGAACAAGGTCACCGTCAAGGCGTCGATATCCGACGGCTCCGAGAAGATCACGTACGTGATCGATGACGCCGTTCCGATCGGCGCGGGCGACGGCTGCTCCTACCCCGACAGCGCGGACCGCACCAAGGTCTCCTGCACGGTCGACACCCTTGAGTCCCAGGACCCGTACCCCACCTTGCAGTTGGCCCTCGGTGACGGCGACGACACCCTTGCCTATGACAACGCCACCGACCAGGCGTACTACTTCGCCCGCGCGGACCTGGGGCCCGGCAAGGACACCTCGACCCACACCGGCAGCGTCGACGGCAACTCCGTCCTCGGAGGAGCGGGGGACGACAACCTGACCGTGGGTGAGTCCGGGGCGGCCTTCGGCGGCGACGGCAACGACACCATGCACGCCGCGGCCGGCAGCATCACACAGGGCGGCAACAACAACGACACGATCTACGCGGACGGCGCGGACAGCGCAGTCGACGGCGGCGCGGGCAACGACGTGATCCAGGGCGGCGCGGAGCGTCAGAACCTGTCCGGCGGCGACGGCAACGACACGATCCGCGGCGGGGCCGGCGACGACTTCATCTACGGCGGCAAGGGCGACGACACCCTGTACGGCAACAACGGCAACGACACGATCTACGGAAACAGCGGCGACGACAAGCTGTATGGCGGTGCGGGCCAGGACACCCTCTCCGGCGGTCCCGGCACGAACGTCGTCCACCAGGACTGA